From a region of the Corvus cornix cornix isolate S_Up_H32 chromosome 2, ASM73873v5, whole genome shotgun sequence genome:
- the LOC104687319 gene encoding LOW QUALITY PROTEIN: histamine H3 receptor-like (The sequence of the model RefSeq protein was modified relative to this genomic sequence to represent the inferred CDS: inserted 2 bases in 2 codons) produces the protein MQLPSQTDLTWIPTMHNSTAEALHAAATRNETWPSQSPSSEFSLGVLVLLAFLMVLLSLVTILGNILVILAFIMDRNLRHRSNYFFLNLAVSDFAVGAFCMPLYIPYALTGTWHLGRSLCKLWLVMDYLLCTASVFNIVLISYDRFLSVTKAVSYRARQGITSSPAIKMVAIWVFAFLLYCPAILLWEHVAGHSVVAADQCYAEFFDNWYFLLCAXTLEFFVPLLLVTYFNMHIFHNIQRRQRXGSVQDCEPPRRSSLSWRFCGLPRPGASSSSEAEDSVSSLSRSWRPAVVANGPSRTETSSTALKRNFSASFCSSTGSKLQRDKKIAKSLAIIVCVFTICWAPYSLLMIIRGACQGKCIHSSLYEATFWLLWINSSLNPFLYPLCHLRFRMAFLKILCPKKFATLRSGNTPSS, from the exons ATGCAACTTCCTTCCCAGACTGACCTGACCTGGATACCCACCATGCACAACAGCACGGCCGAAGCTCTGCACGCGGCTGCAACGCGTAACGAGACGTGGCCCAGCCAGTCGCCGAGCTCCGAGTTCTCACTGGGcgtgctggtgctgctggctttCCTCATGGTGTTGCTGTCGCTGGTGACCATCCTTGGGAACATCCTGGTGATCCTTGCTTTCATTATGGACAGAAACCTCAGGCATCGGAGTAActatttctttctgaatctTGCTGTTTCTGACTTTGCAGTGG GTGCATTCTGCATGCCCTTGTACATCCCTTATGCCCTGACAGGGACATGGCACTTGGGAAGAAGCCTGTGCAAGCTCTGGCTGGTTATGGACTATCTTCTGTGCACAGCTTCAGTGTTTAACATTGTCCTTATCAGCTACGACCGTTTCCTGTCAGTTACAAAAGCT GTATCTTACAGAGCCCGGCAGGGAATAacatccagccctgccatcAAGATGGTGGCCATCTGGGTCTTTGCCTTCCTGCTCTACTGCCCAGCCATCCTGCTTTGGGAGCACGTGGCCGGACACAGCGTGGTAGCGGCGGATCAGTGCTACGCCGAGTTCTTTGACAACTGGTACTTCCTGCTGTGTG TCACCCTGGAGTTCTTTGTGCCGCTGCTCTTGGTGACCTACTTCAACATGCACATCTTCCACAACATCCAGAGGCGCCAGC GTGGCAGCGTGCAGGACTGTGAGCCTCCAAGGAGGAGCAGCTTATCCTGGAGGTTTTGTGGCTTGCCGAGGCCAGGGGCTTCATCTTCATCAGAAGCAGAGGACAGTGTTTCATCACTGTCGAGGTCATGGAGACCAGCAGTGGTGGCTAATGGTCCATCTCGAACAGAAACCAGTTCTACAGCTCTCAAAAGGaacttttctgcttctttctgttcAAGCACTGGATCAAAACTGCAGCGGGACAAGAAAATAGCAAAGTCTCTTGCCATAATTGTATGTGTGTTTACCATTTGCTGGGCCCCATACTCTTTATTAATGATTATCCGTGGGGCCTGCCAAGGAAAGTGCATCCATAGCTCCCTGTATGAAGCAACTTTTTGGCTTTTGTGGATCAATTCCTCTTTGAACCCATTTCTTTACCCTCTCTGTCATTTGCGGTTTCGAATggcttttctgaaaatattatgTCCCAAAAAGTTTGCGACATTGAGATCTGGTAACACACCTTCTTCTTAG
- the IMPACT gene encoding protein IMPACT: MAASDTERAQQQIDEIEALSSIYGDDWCVVDEDEKIYCIKISDCLDQPKWTLCLQVILPPGYPTAEPPIYQLNAPWLRGQDYTELANSLEEIYVQNLGESILYLWVEKIREVLIQKAQSSDPEPDIKKTTEEVDEDDGDDFLLDYQPVQEDQSKMLNYMTSESQEDEELPPIHHGNPITDRRSTFQAHLAPVVTTRQVKRVLEKLYENKKIASATHNIYAYRIYCEDKQTFLQDCEDDGETAAGGRLLHLMQILNVHNVLVVVSRWYGGILLGPDRFKHINNCARNVLVEYNYVPSMEESSRQAGRSKKIRKDNKKRTEH; encoded by the exons ATGGCGGCGAGTGACACGGAAAGGGCCCAGCAGCAG attGATGAAATTGAAGCTCTTTCGTCAATCTATGGTGATGATTGGTGTGTTGTtgatgaagatgaaaaaatctATTGCATTAAGATTAGTGACTGTCTGGATCAACCAAAATGGACCCTCTGTTTGCAG GTGATTTTGCCTCCAGGATATCCAACTGCAGAGCCACCTATTTATCAACTAAA TGCCCCTTGGCTTCGAGGACAGGATTATACAGAACTAGCAAATAGCTTGGAAGAAATATATGT ACAGAACCTTGGTGAAAGTATATTGTATTTATGGGTGGAGAAGATACGAGAAGTTCTCATACAAAAGGCACAGTCTTCAGATCCAG AACCAGATATTAAGAAAACCACTGAAGAAGTTGATGAAGATGATGGAGATGATTTTCTCTTAGACTATCAGCCCGTTCAGGAAGATCAAAGTAAAATGTTAAATTACATGACATCTGAAAGTCAGGAAG ATGAAGAACTGCCACCCATACATCATGGAAACCCAATCACAGATCGAAGGAGCACTTTCCAAGCACATCTGGCTCCAGTGGTGACAACCAGACAA GTAAAAAGAGTTCTTGAAAAATTATATGAGAACAAGAAAATTGCAAGTGCTACCCACAACATATATGCATACAG AATATACTGTGAAGATAAGCAGACATTCCTACAGGATTGTGAAGATGATGGAGAGACAGCAGCAGGTGGCCGTCTTCTCCATCTCATGCAG ATTTTGAATGTCCACAACGTGTTGGTTGTGGTGTCGCGCTGGTATGGAGGTATTCTCTTGGGACCGGATCGTTTCAAACATATAAACAACTGTGCAAGAAACGTCCTTGTGGAATACAACTATGTACCATCAATG gaagaaTCATCTAGACAAGCCGGAAGGAGCAAAAAGATAAGGAAGGACAACAAGAAGAGAACAGaacactaa